One Meleagris gallopavo isolate NT-WF06-2002-E0010 breed Aviagen turkey brand Nicholas breeding stock chromosome 11, Turkey_5.1, whole genome shotgun sequence genomic region harbors:
- the FAM168B gene encoding myelin-associated neurite-outgrowth inhibitor, protein MFLFFFLIVTGIMNPVYSPGSSGVPYANAKGIGYPAGFPMGYAAAAPAYSPNMYPGANPTFQTGYTPGTPYKVSCSPTSGAVPPYSSSPNPYQTAVYPVRSAYPQQNPYAQQGTYYTQPLYAAPPHVIHHTTVVQPNGMPATMYPAPIPPPRGNGVTMGMVAGTTMAMSAGRWTSNPCVLFMKLCFI, encoded by the exons atgtttcttttttttttcctgatagttACTGGAATCATGAATCCTGTGTATAGCCCTGGATCTTCTGGGGTTCCCTATGCAAATGCCAAAGGAATTGGTTATCCAG CTGGCTTCCCAATGGGCTATGCAGCGGCTGCTCCTGCCTATTCCCCTAATATGTATCCTGGAGCAAATCCTACCTTCCAAACAG GTTATACACCAGGCACTCCTTATAAAGTGTCTTGTTCACCCACCAGTGGTGCAGTCCCGCCGTATTCCTCATCACCAAATCCCTATCAGACTGCTGTGTATCCAGTCCGAAGTGCCTATCCACAGCAGAATCCATATGCACAG CAAGGCACTTACTACACACAGCCTTTATATGCAGCACCACCCCACGTAATTCACCACACCACAGTTGTGCAGCCTAATGGCATGCCAGCAACCATGTACCCTGCTCCTATTCCACCACCAAGAGGAAACGGTGTGACCATGGGGATGGTGGCTGGGACTACCATGGCAATGTCAGCAGGTAGGTGGACTTCTAACCCTTGTGTCCTCTTCATGAAGCTCTGCTTTATTTGA